From Planctomycetota bacterium:
AGGTCTTCGTCCAGGAAGACATGGTCGGGAACAAGCTCGGCGAGTTCAGCCCCACCCGCAACTTCCGCGGCCACACGGCCGGCAAGAAGAAGTGACCCTTCTGACCTCCCTCCTTCAAGCTTCACGCCTTTAGCTTTCTGGACTCTCCGATGCCCACACGCTCCACCCATCGCTTCGCACGCACCGCCCCGAGGAAGGCGCGGCTGATCATGGACATGATCCGCGGCCGGGACGTGGACGACGCGCTGAGCATCCTCGAGTTCAACAAGCGTCGAGCGGGCTTCCTCGTCAGCAACGTCGTCAAGACCGCCGTCGCCAATTACAACGAGAACCCCGCCAATGCCGGCACCACCGGAGCCCTCTTCATCTCCGAGGCCCGCGCCGACGAAGGCCCGACCATCAAGCGCTTTCAGCCCAAGGACCGCGGCAAGGCGCACCCGATCATGAAGCGGACCAGCCACCTCGTCATCAGCGTCGACGAACGCTAATCGACCCGATCCTCCTCACCCAGAAGACGCAAAGACATGGGACAGAAGACACATCCGGTCGGCTTCCGCATCGGCATCACCGAGGACCATAAGTCCAAGTGGTACGCGCCCAAGAAGGCCTACGGCGAGTTCCTCGTCGAGGACTACAAGCTCCGCCAGTACATCGACAACAAGCTCAATCGCCGGCCTCCGTTTGCGGCGGTCAGCGAGGTCATCATCGAGCGGACTCGCGAAGAGGTGACCATCTCGCTCAAGACCGCCCGCCCAGGCCTCGTCATCGGGCCCAAGGGTGCGGAGGTCGACAAGCTGCGTGAGGAACTCGAAGACACGATCCACCGCAAGATCGGCCCGATCAAGGTCATCGAGATCAAGAACCCGGACCTCAACGCCCAGCTCGTCGCCGAAGGCATCGCCGAGCAGCTGAAGAAGCGTGCCAGCTTCCGCCGCGTGCTCAAGATGCGGCTCGAAGGCTGCAAGAACGCGGGTGCCAAGGGCGTCCGCATCCAGGTCGGCGGCCGACTCGGTGGGGCGGACATCGCCCGCAGCGAGAAGCAGACGACCGGCTCGGTCCCGCTCACCACGCTGCAGGCGTTCGTCGACTACGGCTACGCCGTCAGCAAGACCAAGGCCGGCACGATCGGTGTGAAGGTCTGGATCTACCGCGGCCGGTACGACAACCCGGTCGAGGACACCGACACCCGCCCGGGTGGCTTCCAGCGTCGCGGCCGTCGTGGCTGAGGCATCAATCGCATCCCTGATTCACTACTAGGAGAACGTCATGCCCTTGATGCCCAAACGTCGTCGGTACCGCAAGGAGATGAAGGGTCGCATCCGCGGCAACGCCAGCCGGGGAAACACTGTCGTCTTCGGCGAGTACGGCTTGATGGCCCTGGAGCCCGAGCGGATCACCGCCCGCCAGATCGAGGCCGGCCGAATCGCGGTCAGCCACTACCTGCGTCGCCAGGGCAAGCTCTTCCGCCGAATCTTCCCGCACACGCCGGTCTCCGGCAAGCCGCTGGAAGTTCGCATGGGTAAGGGCAAGGGCGACATCGACTACTACGCGGCCAAGGTCAAGCCTGGCACGATCATGTTCGAGATCGCGGGCGTGACCGAAGAGGTCGCCCGCTCGGCCCTGGCCCGCGTGGCCCACAAGATGCCGATCAAGACCCGCTTCGTCACCCGCGCCCAGACCAGCCACGCCGCCGAGCACACGCCGGCCGCCTGAACCCCGTTCCTCTACTTCGACCGACTGACATGGCCATCAAGCTCAAGGACTACACGGACAAGTCGACCGACGCGGTCGAGAAGGAGCTGGCCGACCTGCAGCGCAAGCTGTTCGACCTGCGTGTTCAGGGCGTGATCGAGAAGGTCGAGGACACGAGCCTTCCGAAGAAGACCCGCCGCGACATCGCCCGGCTCAAGACGCTGCTCCGCCAGCGCGAGCTCGCCGCCGACACGACCGCCACCGCCTAAGCCACTTTCTGAATCCATGGCCGACTCTGCCGCTACAGCTACCGCGCCGTCTCGCCCGGCTCTCCGCACCCGTCAGGGCGTCGTCACCCAAGACGCCGCCGACAAGACGATCCGTGTGCAGATGAACTACCAGACGATGCACCCCAAGTACGGCAAGTACCTGACGCGTCGCAGCGTCGTCCAGGCCCACGACGAGGCCAACGAGGCCAAGAAGGGCGACACCGTCCTGATCGCCGAATGCCGCCCGCTCTCCAAGACCAAGCACCACCGCCTGCTCCGCATCGTCGAGCGCGGCCCGGACAATCGATAGTGACTAGCTGTTAGCGGCTAGGGCCTAGCCCAGAGCCGGAACCAGACCGCGAACCGACTTTCTCTTCTGACTAAGCCCTAGCCGCTAACAGCTAACAGCTCCTCCGAAATGATCCAGCAAGAGTCCTATCTCGACGTCGCCGACAACAGCGGTGCGAAGCAGGTCATGTGCATCAAGGTGCTCGGCCGGAGCACCAGCCGGCGTCACGGCATGACGCGTCCCGCCGCCGCCGTCGGCGAAGAGATCATCTGCAGCGTCAAGAAGGCGCTGCCCGGCGGCGAGGTGAAAGAAGGCCAGGTCGTCCGCTGCGTCATCGTCCGCACCAGCTACCCGACCAAGCGTCGCGACGGCAGCTACGTCCGCTTTGATGAGAACGCCGCCGTGCTCATCGGCACCGACGGCAACCCGCGCGGCACCCGCATCTTCGGCGCGATCGCCCGCGAGCTGCGTGAGAAGGGCTACAGCAAGATCGTCAGCCAGGCCTCGGAGGTCTGGTAGCAACCGGTTTCACCCGCACCCCCCAAGGAACACAGACATGGCTGCCAAGATTAGAAGTGGCGACACGGTGCAAGTGATCACCGGCGACGACAAGGGCAAACGCGGCAAGGTGCTGCGTGTGCTTCGCGACACCGAAAAGGTGCTCGTCGAGGGCATGAACCAGGCGTGGAAGCACGTCAAGCCCACGCAGCAGAACCCCAAGGGCGAGCGCCGCCGCATCGACCGGCCGCTGCACGTCAGCAACGTGATGGTCGTCGATCCGGAATCGGACAAGCCGACGCGGGTCAGGTTTGAAGAGCGTGATGGCGTGAAGCACCGCGTCGCCGTCAA
This genomic window contains:
- the rpmC gene encoding 50S ribosomal protein L29 encodes the protein MAIKLKDYTDKSTDAVEKELADLQRKLFDLRVQGVIEKVEDTSLPKKTRRDIARLKTLLRQRELAADTTATA
- the rplP gene encoding 50S ribosomal protein L16 yields the protein MPLMPKRRRYRKEMKGRIRGNASRGNTVVFGEYGLMALEPERITARQIEAGRIAVSHYLRRQGKLFRRIFPHTPVSGKPLEVRMGKGKGDIDYYAAKVKPGTIMFEIAGVTEEVARSALARVAHKMPIKTRFVTRAQTSHAAEHTPAA
- the rplN gene encoding 50S ribosomal protein L14, with the protein product MIQQESYLDVADNSGAKQVMCIKVLGRSTSRRHGMTRPAAAVGEEIICSVKKALPGGEVKEGQVVRCVIVRTSYPTKRRDGSYVRFDENAAVLIGTDGNPRGTRIFGAIARELREKGYSKIVSQASEVW
- the rpsC gene encoding 30S ribosomal protein S3, producing the protein MGQKTHPVGFRIGITEDHKSKWYAPKKAYGEFLVEDYKLRQYIDNKLNRRPPFAAVSEVIIERTREEVTISLKTARPGLVIGPKGAEVDKLREELEDTIHRKIGPIKVIEIKNPDLNAQLVAEGIAEQLKKRASFRRVLKMRLEGCKNAGAKGVRIQVGGRLGGADIARSEKQTTGSVPLTTLQAFVDYGYAVSKTKAGTIGVKVWIYRGRYDNPVEDTDTRPGGFQRRGRRG
- the rpsQ gene encoding 30S ribosomal protein S17 translates to MADSAATATAPSRPALRTRQGVVTQDAADKTIRVQMNYQTMHPKYGKYLTRRSVVQAHDEANEAKKGDTVLIAECRPLSKTKHHRLLRIVERGPDNR
- the rplV gene encoding 50S ribosomal protein L22; its protein translation is MPTRSTHRFARTAPRKARLIMDMIRGRDVDDALSILEFNKRRAGFLVSNVVKTAVANYNENPANAGTTGALFISEARADEGPTIKRFQPKDRGKAHPIMKRTSHLVISVDER
- the rplX gene encoding 50S ribosomal protein L24: MAAKIRSGDTVQVITGDDKGKRGKVLRVLRDTEKVLVEGMNQAWKHVKPTQQNPKGERRRIDRPLHVSNVMVVDPESDKPTRVRFEERDGVKHRVAVKSGASLGRV